From Callospermophilus lateralis isolate mCalLat2 chromosome 5, mCalLat2.hap1, whole genome shotgun sequence, a single genomic window includes:
- the LOC143398938 gene encoding olfactory receptor 2M3-like has translation MTWENQTSSPVFILLGIFNHSPIHTFLFALVLGIFTVAVMGNSTMVLLIHLDAQLHTPMYFLLSQLSLMDLMLICTTVPKMAFNYLSGRNSISLGGCGTQIFFYVSLMGAECFLLAAMAYDRYVAICHPLRYPVLMSQKVCGLMAAASWLLGSLDGIIVIVVALSFPYCGSREIPHFFCDVPALLTLACTDTLTFERVMLICCIIMLLFPVAIIIASYAHVILAVIHMGSGEGRRKAFATCSSHLMVVGMYYGAAMFIYMRPTSDRSPTQDKMVSAFYTILTPMLNPLIYSLRNREVSRAFMKVLGKGKSGE, from the coding sequence ATGACCTGGGAGAACCAGACCTCCAGCCCTGTCTTCATCCTGCTGGGCATCTTCAACCACAGCCCCATCCACACCTTCCTCTTCGCTCTGGTCCTGGGCATCTTCACAGTGGCTGTCATGGGGAACTCCACCATGGTGCTCCTCATCCACCTGGACGCCCAGCTGCACACCCCTATGTACTTCCTCCTCAGCCAGCTCTCCCTCATGGACCTCATGCTCATCTGCACCACTGTCCCCAAGATGGCCTTCAACTACCTGTCTGGCAGGAACTCCATCTCGCTGGGAGGCTGCGGGACCCAGATATTCTTCTATGTGTCCCTGATGGGAGCCGAGTGCTTTCTGTTGGCAGCAATGGCCTATGATCGCTATGTGGCCATTTGCCACCCATTAAGATACCCAGTTCTCATGAGCCAGAAAGTCTGTGGCCTCATGGCTGCTGCTTCCTGGCTTCTTGGCTCCCTTGATGGTATAATTGTCATTGTGGTAGCCTTGTCCTTCCCATACTGTGGTTCCCGGGAAATACCCCACTTTTTCTGTGATGTCCCTGCCCTGCTCACCCTCGCATGCACTGACACCTTGACATTTGAAAGGGTGATGTTGATCTGCTGCATCATTATGCTTCTGTTCCCTGTAGCCATCATCATTGCTTCCTATGCTCATGTGATTCTGGCCGTCATCCACATGGGGTCTGGGGAGGGTCGCCGCAAAgcttttgccacctgctcctccCACCTCATGGTGGTGGGCATGTACTATGGAGCAGCCATGTTCATCTACATGCGGCCCACTTCTGACCGGTCCCCCACCCAGGACAAGATGGTGTCAGCCTTCTACACCATCCTCACGCCCATGCTGAACCCCCTCATCTACAGCCTGCGCAACAGGGAGGTGTCCAGAGCATTCATGAAGGTGCTAGGGAAGGGAAAGTCTGGAGAGTGA